In a genomic window of Enterobacter asburiae:
- the puuE gene encoding 4-aminobutyrate transaminase, whose translation MSNQEFHQRRLSATPRGVGVMCNFFARTAENATLTDVEGNDYIDFAAGIAVLNTGHRHPELVAAVEKQLHQFTHTAYQIVPYESYVSLAEKLNELAPVQGPAKTAFFTTGAEAVENAIKIARAHTGRPGVIAFGGGFHGRTYMTMALTGKVAPYKLGFGPFPGSVYHVPYPSELHGITTQDAITAIERLFKADIEAKQVAAIIFEPIQGEGGFNVAPPELVAAIRRICDEHGIVMIADEVQSGFARTGKLFAMEHYADKPDLMTMAKSLAGGMPLSGVVGRAEIMDAPASGGLGGTYAGNPLAVAAAHAVLNIIDNESLCSRACHLGDRLKATLEEIQGSFPALVAIRGRGSMIAAEFFDPESREPSAAIAQAIQQKALAQGLLLLICGQYGNVIRFLYPLTIPDAQFTQALAILLQVMRDKS comes from the coding sequence ATGAGTAACCAGGAATTTCATCAGCGCAGACTTTCTGCCACCCCGCGCGGCGTAGGCGTAATGTGTAATTTCTTTGCCCGCACGGCGGAGAATGCCACTCTCACCGACGTGGAAGGCAATGACTATATTGATTTCGCCGCAGGGATCGCGGTACTAAATACCGGCCATCGTCACCCTGAACTGGTGGCCGCAGTGGAAAAACAGCTTCACCAGTTCACCCACACGGCCTACCAGATTGTGCCGTATGAAAGCTACGTTTCCTTAGCCGAAAAACTTAACGAGCTGGCCCCGGTGCAGGGCCCGGCCAAGACGGCGTTCTTCACAACGGGCGCGGAAGCGGTGGAAAATGCCATTAAAATCGCCCGGGCCCACACCGGCAGACCGGGTGTGATTGCGTTCGGGGGAGGCTTTCATGGCCGAACCTATATGACCATGGCCTTAACCGGCAAGGTCGCGCCCTATAAGCTGGGGTTTGGTCCGTTCCCCGGGTCGGTTTATCACGTGCCGTATCCCTCTGAGCTGCACGGCATTACGACGCAGGATGCCATCACGGCGATAGAGCGCCTGTTCAAAGCGGATATTGAGGCGAAACAGGTGGCGGCGATTATTTTTGAACCCATCCAGGGTGAAGGCGGATTCAACGTCGCCCCGCCAGAGCTGGTGGCCGCCATCCGCCGCATCTGCGATGAGCACGGGATCGTGATGATTGCTGACGAAGTGCAGAGCGGCTTCGCCCGTACGGGTAAACTGTTTGCCATGGAACACTATGCGGACAAGCCCGACCTGATGACGATGGCGAAAAGCCTGGCAGGCGGAATGCCGCTGTCCGGCGTGGTGGGCCGCGCCGAAATCATGGACGCGCCGGCTTCCGGCGGTCTGGGAGGAACCTATGCAGGCAACCCGCTGGCGGTGGCCGCCGCGCACGCGGTGCTGAATATTATCGACAACGAGTCACTGTGCTCCCGCGCCTGCCACCTGGGCGATCGACTGAAAGCCACGCTGGAGGAGATTCAGGGCAGCTTTCCTGCGCTCGTGGCGATAAGGGGAAGAGGATCGATGATTGCGGCGGAGTTTTTTGACCCCGAGAGCCGTGAACCTTCGGCCGCCATCGCGCAGGCGATCCAGCAAAAGGCGCTCGCCCAGGGCCTGCTGTTGTTGATCTGCGGCCAGTACGGCAACGTGATCCGCTTCCTTTATCCGCTGACGATTCCGGATGCCCAGTTCACCCAGGCGCTGGCGATCTTGCTACAGGTTATGCGTGATAAGTCCTGA
- a CDS encoding FAD-binding oxidoreductase has translation MTEHTTSYYAASANAYEPFPTLNESISCDVCVVGGGYTGLSSALHLAEMGYNVVLLEGARIGFGASGRNGGQLVNSYSRDIDVIEKNYGPDAARVLGSMMFEGGEIIRERIQRYQIQCDYRPGGLFVALNHKQLETLEEQKANWERYGNTQLELLDANAIRREVDSERYTGALLDRSGGHIHPLNLAIGEADAIRLNGGRVYEQSPVTAIQHTSPAVVSTQHGQVTARYVIVAGNAYLGDKIEPELAKRSMPCGTQVVTTAPLPEAVVRTLIPNNYCVEDCNYLLDYYRLTADNRLLYGGGVVYGARDPDDVERLVMPKLLKTFPQLAGVKIDYRWTGNFLLTLSRMPQFGRLDKNIYYMQGYSGHGVTCTHLAGRLISELLRGDAERFDAFANLPHYPFPGGRSLRIPFTAMGAAYYSLRDRLGV, from the coding sequence ATGACCGAACATACCACCAGCTACTACGCGGCCAGCGCGAACGCTTACGAACCTTTCCCGACGCTAAACGAGTCGATCAGCTGTGATGTGTGCGTGGTGGGCGGCGGCTATACCGGCCTCTCCTCCGCGCTGCATCTCGCCGAAATGGGCTACAACGTCGTGCTCCTTGAAGGAGCGCGCATCGGTTTCGGCGCCAGCGGACGCAACGGCGGCCAGCTGGTTAACTCGTACAGCCGCGATATCGACGTGATTGAGAAAAACTACGGCCCTGATGCCGCCAGAGTCCTTGGGAGCATGATGTTTGAGGGCGGGGAAATCATCCGGGAGCGTATCCAGCGCTACCAGATCCAGTGCGACTATCGTCCCGGCGGCCTGTTTGTGGCGCTAAACCATAAGCAGCTGGAGACGCTGGAGGAGCAAAAAGCCAACTGGGAACGCTACGGCAACACGCAGCTGGAGCTGCTGGACGCTAACGCCATCCGCCGGGAAGTTGACAGCGAACGCTATACCGGCGCGCTGCTGGACCGCAGCGGGGGACACATTCATCCGCTGAACCTGGCAATCGGCGAAGCGGACGCCATTCGCCTCAACGGCGGGCGGGTGTATGAACAGTCCCCGGTGACCGCCATTCAGCACACCAGCCCGGCCGTGGTGAGCACACAGCATGGCCAGGTGACGGCCCGCTATGTGATCGTCGCCGGGAATGCCTATCTGGGCGATAAGATAGAACCGGAGCTGGCAAAACGCAGCATGCCCTGCGGCACCCAGGTGGTGACCACCGCCCCGCTGCCGGAAGCGGTCGTCCGCACGCTGATCCCCAATAACTACTGCGTGGAGGATTGCAATTACCTGCTGGATTACTACCGTCTCACCGCCGACAACCGCCTGCTGTACGGCGGTGGAGTAGTCTATGGCGCGCGCGATCCGGACGATGTCGAGCGCCTGGTGATGCCAAAGCTGCTGAAAACCTTCCCGCAGCTGGCAGGCGTCAAAATCGACTACCGCTGGACGGGCAACTTCCTGCTGACCCTGTCACGGATGCCGCAGTTTGGTCGTCTGGACAAGAACATCTATTACATGCAGGGCTACAGCGGTCACGGCGTGACCTGCACCCACCTGGCCGGACGGCTGATCTCGGAACTGTTGCGCGGTGACGCTGAGCGCTTTGATGCGTTTGCCAACCTCCCGCACTATCCCTTCCCGGGCGGTCGCAGCCTGCGGATTCCATTCACGGCGATGGGCGCGGCGTACTACAGCCTGCGCGATCGTCTTGGCGTATGA
- the puuC gene encoding aldehyde dehydrogenase PuuC, whose amino-acid sequence MHFQHLTYWQDKAKNSAIETRLFINGAYCDAADNATFETVNPATQQTLANVARGKQADVDRAVQAAREVFERGDWSQASPAQRKAVLNKLADLMERHAEELALLETLDTGKPIRHSLRDDIPGAARAIRWYAEAADKVYGEVAPTGPGELAMIVREPIGVVAAIVPWNFPLLLACWKLGPALIAGNSVVLKPSEKSPLTALRLAGLAKEAGLPDGVLNVISGYGHEAGQALALHPEVEVLTFTGSTRTGKQLLKDAGESNMKRVWLEAGGKSANIIFADCPDLDKAVSATAAGIFYNQGQVCIAGTRLLLEDSIADDFLAKLKAQARHWQPGDPLDPDSTMGMLIDAAHADTVHTFIREGTRKGALLLDGREQAWPSAVGPTIFVDIDPASPLCREEIFGPVLVVTRFKTEEEALTLANDSEYGLGAAVWTRDLSRAHRMSRRLKAGSVFVNNYNDGDMTVPFGGYKQSGNGRDKSLHALEKFTELKTIWIALEPQS is encoded by the coding sequence ATGCATTTTCAGCACCTGACTTACTGGCAGGATAAAGCAAAAAACAGCGCCATTGAGACCCGGTTATTTATTAACGGTGCCTATTGTGACGCCGCCGATAACGCCACGTTTGAAACCGTCAATCCTGCTACCCAACAGACGCTGGCGAACGTGGCCCGCGGCAAGCAGGCGGACGTAGACCGTGCGGTTCAGGCCGCGCGTGAGGTATTTGAGCGCGGTGACTGGTCGCAGGCGTCTCCGGCGCAGCGCAAGGCCGTGCTGAATAAGCTCGCCGATTTGATGGAACGCCACGCCGAAGAGCTGGCCTTACTGGAAACGCTGGACACCGGTAAACCCATCCGCCACAGCCTGCGCGACGATATTCCCGGCGCGGCTCGCGCCATTCGCTGGTACGCCGAAGCGGCGGATAAAGTCTACGGCGAAGTGGCGCCTACGGGTCCGGGCGAGCTGGCGATGATCGTGCGCGAGCCGATCGGGGTGGTCGCGGCCATCGTCCCCTGGAACTTCCCGCTGCTGCTGGCCTGCTGGAAGCTGGGCCCGGCGCTGATCGCGGGCAACAGCGTGGTATTGAAACCGTCGGAGAAATCGCCCCTCACCGCCCTGCGGCTGGCCGGGCTGGCGAAAGAGGCGGGCCTGCCTGACGGCGTGCTGAATGTGATAAGCGGTTACGGCCACGAAGCGGGCCAGGCGCTGGCACTGCATCCGGAGGTCGAGGTGCTGACGTTTACCGGCTCTACCCGTACCGGCAAGCAGCTGTTGAAGGACGCGGGAGAAAGCAACATGAAGCGCGTCTGGCTGGAGGCGGGCGGCAAGAGCGCCAACATTATCTTTGCCGACTGTCCGGACCTGGACAAGGCCGTGAGCGCGACCGCCGCCGGGATTTTTTATAACCAGGGGCAAGTCTGTATCGCCGGTACCCGCCTGCTGCTCGAAGACAGCATCGCCGATGACTTCCTGGCAAAGCTAAAAGCGCAGGCCCGTCACTGGCAGCCGGGCGATCCGCTCGACCCCGACAGCACGATGGGAATGCTCATCGACGCTGCGCACGCCGATACCGTCCACACGTTTATTCGCGAGGGAACCCGGAAAGGTGCGCTGCTGCTGGACGGGCGGGAACAAGCATGGCCTTCCGCAGTCGGTCCCACCATTTTTGTCGACATCGACCCAGCCTCCCCGCTGTGCCGGGAGGAGATTTTCGGGCCGGTGCTGGTCGTCACCCGTTTTAAAACCGAAGAAGAAGCCTTAACGCTGGCCAACGACAGTGAATATGGGCTTGGCGCGGCGGTATGGACCCGCGATCTCTCCCGCGCGCACCGCATGAGCCGCCGTCTGAAAGCAGGCTCGGTCTTCGTCAATAACTATAACGATGGCGATATGACTGTACCTTTTGGCGGCTATAAGCAGAGCGGCAACGGTCGCGACAAGTCCCTGCACGCGCTGGAAAAATTTACCGAACTGAAAACCATCTGGATTGCCCTGGAGCCTCAATCATGA
- the puuR gene encoding HTH-type transcriptional regulator PuuR: MSDDGLAPGKRLSEIRQQLGLSQRRAAELSGLTHSAISTIEQDKVSPAISTLQKLLKVYGLSLSEFFSEPEKPDEPQVVINQEDLIEIGSQGVSMKLVHNGNPNRTLAMIFETYQPGTTTGERIKHQGEEIGTILEGEIVLTINGQPYHLVAGQSYAINTGIPHSFSNTSAGICRIISAHTPTTF, translated from the coding sequence ATGAGCGATGACGGACTGGCGCCAGGGAAACGTCTGTCTGAGATCCGCCAGCAGCTGGGTCTCTCGCAGCGGCGTGCCGCCGAACTGTCTGGGTTAACACACAGTGCCATCAGCACCATTGAGCAGGACAAAGTCAGTCCTGCCATCAGTACGCTGCAAAAGCTGCTGAAAGTTTATGGGCTGTCGCTCTCGGAATTCTTTTCGGAACCGGAAAAACCTGATGAACCGCAGGTGGTTATTAATCAGGAAGACCTTATCGAAATAGGCAGTCAGGGGGTTTCGATGAAGCTGGTTCATAACGGAAATCCGAACCGTACGCTGGCGATGATTTTTGAAACTTACCAGCCTGGAACCACGACCGGAGAGAGGATCAAACACCAGGGTGAGGAGATTGGTACGATACTGGAAGGTGAAATAGTGCTGACCATTAATGGTCAGCCTTATCACCTGGTTGCGGGACAGAGCTATGCCATCAATACCGGCATACCGCACAGCTTCAGCAACACCTCGGCAGGCATCTGCCGCATTATCAGTGCCCACACCCCCACCACGTTCTAA
- the puuD gene encoding gamma-glutamyl-gamma-aminobutyrate hydrolase, giving the protein MENIMNKPVIGVVMCRNRLKGHETQTLQEKYLNAVINAGGLPIALPHALAEPELLTALLPTLDGIYLPGSPSNVQPHLYGENGDEPDADPGRDLLSMALIGAALERRIPIFAICRGLQEMVVATGGTLYRRLFEQNDLLEHREDPELPVELQYAPSHEVQVQEGGLLSQLIPGCNTFWVNSLHGQGARTLGPRLRVEARSTDGLVEAVSVQDHPFALGVQWHPEWNSSEYALSRMLFEGFITACQSHIAEKQRL; this is encoded by the coding sequence ATGGAAAATATAATGAACAAGCCAGTTATTGGCGTGGTGATGTGCAGAAACAGGCTTAAGGGTCATGAGACCCAGACCCTGCAAGAAAAGTACCTGAATGCCGTTATTAACGCGGGGGGCTTACCCATTGCCTTACCGCATGCGCTGGCAGAGCCAGAGCTACTTACCGCTCTGCTGCCCACCCTGGACGGGATTTACCTGCCGGGCAGCCCAAGTAACGTGCAGCCGCACCTTTATGGTGAAAACGGCGATGAGCCTGACGCCGATCCCGGGCGAGATCTTCTGAGTATGGCGCTGATTGGTGCCGCGCTCGAAAGGCGCATCCCCATTTTCGCCATCTGCCGGGGGCTGCAGGAAATGGTTGTTGCGACGGGAGGGACGCTGTATCGCCGCCTGTTCGAGCAGAACGACCTGCTTGAGCACCGGGAAGACCCTGAACTGCCGGTTGAGCTACAATACGCCCCGTCTCATGAAGTTCAGGTTCAGGAGGGAGGACTGCTGTCTCAATTAATACCAGGCTGTAACACATTTTGGGTAAACTCGTTACACGGGCAAGGTGCACGAACGTTAGGACCACGGCTTCGCGTGGAGGCCCGCTCGACGGATGGGCTGGTCGAAGCGGTCAGCGTTCAGGACCACCCTTTTGCCCTCGGCGTGCAATGGCACCCCGAATGGAACAGCAGCGAGTACGCCCTGTCACGCATGTTGTTTGAAGGTTTTATCACCGCCTGTCAAAGCCACATTGCCGAGAAGCAACGGCTTTGA